A region of Staphylococcus sp. IVB6181 DNA encodes the following proteins:
- the dltC gene encoding D-alanine--poly(phosphoribitol) ligase subunit 2: MEFRDQVLDLLAEVAENDIVKENPDVEIFEEGIIDSFQTVGLLLEIQNKLDIEVSIMDFDRDEWATPNKIVEALEELR; the protein is encoded by the coding sequence ATGGAATTTAGAGACCAAGTATTAGACTTATTAGCAGAAGTAGCAGAGAACGATATCGTGAAAGAAAATCCAGACGTAGAGATTTTTGAAGAAGGCATTATCGACTCTTTCCAAACAGTAGGTTTACTGTTAGAAATTCAAAACAAATTAGACATTGAAGTATCTATTATGGACTTTGATCGTGATGAGTGGGCGACTCCGAATAAAATTGTTGAAGCTTTAGAAGAACTTAGATGA
- a CDS encoding YuzD family protein, whose amino-acid sequence MTKVSVVVYGADVVCASCVNAPTSRDTYDWLQALLKRKYPDINFEYTYIDFQKDTENLTDHDQQYIEQIENDELFYPLVTMNDMYVADGYVQLKQITRFIDEHFAQA is encoded by the coding sequence ATGACTAAAGTTAGTGTAGTAGTTTATGGGGCAGATGTGGTGTGTGCAAGTTGCGTGAACGCACCTACATCTAGAGACACGTATGACTGGCTTCAAGCTTTATTAAAGCGCAAATATCCAGATATCAACTTTGAGTACACATATATCGATTTCCAGAAGGATACAGAGAATTTAACAGATCATGACCAACAGTATATTGAACAAATCGAAAATGACGAATTGTTCTATCCATTAGTCACAATGAATGATATGTATGTGGCAGACGGCTATGTACAATTAAAACAAATCACACGATTTATAGATGAACACTTTGCGCAAGCTTAA
- a CDS encoding teichoic acid D-Ala incorporation-associated protein DltX translates to MKSKEPKATSETFNKLKPYLLTALYLAIFITLYLIYGSGDTHNNFIYNEF, encoded by the coding sequence ATGAAATCAAAAGAACCCAAAGCAACTTCGGAAACTTTTAACAAATTAAAACCATATTTATTGACTGCTCTTTATTTAGCGATATTCATTACATTGTATCTGATATATGGCTCAGGAGACACACACAACAACTTTATTTACAATGAATTCTAA
- a CDS encoding NAD(P)/FAD-dependent oxidoreductase codes for MAETKKVLVLGAGYAGLQTVTKLQKILPADEAEITLINRDEYHYESVLLHEASAGTVNYEDIIYPVESVVDQNKVKFLKAEVTKIDPTAKVVETNNGRFNYDVLVVGLGFISETFGIKGMLEHAYQIENIHTARELSRHIEDKFANYASSKEKDPKDLAFLVGGAGFTGIEFLGELTERVDELSNKYGVDRDKVKITCVEAAPKMLPMFDDELVNHAVNFLEERGVEFKIGTPIVGANEKGFVVKVGDEEQQLEANTSVWAAGVRGSKLMEESFDGVKRGRLVVNQDLTAPGHEETFVIGDVSAYIPEGEERPLPTTAQIAMQQGENVAQNIRNILNGQPKEPFNFVNRGTVCSLGANDGIGVVYGRNIAGKKAAFMKKVIDTRSIFKIGGIGLAFKKGKF; via the coding sequence ATGGCTGAAACAAAAAAAGTTCTTGTTTTAGGGGCAGGTTATGCAGGATTGCAAACTGTTACAAAATTACAAAAGATTTTACCAGCTGACGAAGCTGAAATCACTTTAATCAACAGAGATGAATATCACTATGAATCAGTACTTTTACATGAAGCATCAGCAGGTACTGTAAACTATGAAGATATTATCTATCCGGTTGAAAGTGTTGTAGATCAAAATAAAGTAAAATTCCTTAAAGCAGAAGTAACAAAAATCGATCCGACAGCTAAAGTTGTTGAAACAAACAATGGTCGTTTCAACTACGACGTTTTAGTTGTAGGTTTAGGCTTTATCAGTGAAACATTCGGTATCAAAGGTATGTTAGAACATGCTTACCAAATCGAAAATATCCATACTGCACGTGAATTATCTCGTCACATCGAAGATAAATTTGCGAACTATGCATCTTCAAAAGAAAAAGATCCTAAAGATCTTGCATTCTTAGTAGGCGGCGCAGGCTTCACTGGTATCGAATTCTTAGGTGAATTAACTGAACGTGTTGATGAACTATCAAACAAATACGGTGTAGACCGCGACAAAGTTAAAATCACTTGTGTAGAAGCTGCACCAAAAATGCTTCCAATGTTCGATGACGAATTAGTGAACCACGCTGTAAACTTCTTAGAAGAACGCGGTGTTGAATTCAAAATCGGTACACCAATCGTTGGTGCGAACGAAAAAGGCTTCGTAGTTAAAGTGGGAGACGAAGAGCAACAATTAGAAGCTAACACTTCAGTATGGGCTGCTGGTGTTCGCGGAAGCAAATTAATGGAAGAATCATTCGACGGTGTTAAACGCGGCCGTTTAGTAGTTAACCAAGACTTAACTGCACCTGGACACGAAGAAACCTTCGTTATCGGTGACGTTTCTGCTTACATTCCTGAAGGCGAAGAACGTCCATTACCGACAACAGCACAAATTGCTATGCAACAAGGTGAAAACGTTGCACAAAACATCAGAAACATCTTAAATGGTCAACCTAAAGAGCCATTCAACTTCGTAAACCGCGGAACTGTATGCTCATTAGGTGCTAACGATGGTATTGGTGTGGTATACGGCAGAAACATCGCAGGCAAAAAAGCTGCATTCATGAAAAAAGTTATCGATACACGTTCTATCTTCAAAATCGGCGGTATCGGCTTAGCATTCAAAAAAGGTAAATTTTAA
- a CDS encoding NifU family protein → MPTENTTMFDQVAVVIERLRPFLLRDGGDCTLIDVEDGIVKLQLHGACSSCPSSTITLKAGIERALLEEVPGVVEVEQVF, encoded by the coding sequence ATGCCAACTGAAAATACAACTATGTTTGATCAAGTCGCAGTGGTCATTGAACGTTTACGTCCATTCTTATTAAGAGATGGCGGAGATTGTACATTAATCGATGTAGAAGACGGTATTGTTAAGTTACAACTTCATGGCGCATGCAGTTCATGCCCAAGCTCAACTATTACACTAAAAGCAGGTATTGAACGTGCATTACTTGAAGAAGTACCTGGTGTCGTTGAAGTAGAACAAGTCTTCTAA
- a CDS encoding M17 family metallopeptidase, which translates to MPIQITFDEQNQLSSDTLVVGLPDHLNQLGSVSIQGEDLTDALDTYKQRHLISSEVGKVSATFFESGEICVRLITVGLGNLKNLDRIQAAKVYGNLLQYFKQAHVNNADILFSTFDSKAIEKTEMAELFGLQGKKSLYVFDNYKSDKKVPYHLSLRLHEAGADEITAIKDGEVIGEGIKIARDLSNIPPNILTPEYFADLVTAHFEETAVEVDVKDAQTLQAEGFGLIHAVGKGSDNGPRLITLTYNGATDADAAPIALVGKGITYDSGGYSIKSKPGMQEMKFDMCGAANVVGMIEAAHRLALPVNIVGIIASAENMINGKAMKPDDVFTAMSGETVEVLNTDAEGRLVLGDAVFQAAQHRPKVILDFATLTGAAIAALGFDKAAVFKNNAQAPLNEITAITQQNGEWTYELPVTATEQSLIKNSEVADLVNHTNGMGKALFAAAFIMHFSNSIPHLHFDIAGPATTSKASYNGPKGPTGFLIQSIIDWLRK; encoded by the coding sequence ATGCCAATACAAATTACATTTGATGAACAAAATCAACTATCCAGCGACACATTAGTCGTAGGATTGCCAGATCATTTAAATCAGCTTGGATCAGTATCTATTCAAGGGGAAGACTTAACTGATGCTTTAGATACATATAAACAGCGTCATCTTATCAGCAGTGAAGTCGGCAAAGTCAGTGCTACATTCTTTGAAAGCGGAGAGATTTGTGTTCGATTGATTACTGTCGGGTTAGGCAATCTTAAAAACTTGGATCGTATTCAAGCAGCGAAAGTTTACGGAAACTTACTGCAGTATTTCAAACAAGCACATGTCAACAACGCAGATATTCTGTTTTCAACATTCGATTCAAAAGCGATTGAAAAAACTGAAATGGCAGAATTATTTGGTCTGCAAGGCAAGAAATCACTGTATGTCTTTGATAATTATAAATCCGATAAGAAAGTACCCTACCATCTAAGTTTGAGACTGCATGAAGCAGGTGCAGATGAAATTACAGCAATCAAAGATGGCGAAGTGATCGGCGAAGGTATTAAAATTGCGAGAGATTTAAGTAATATCCCGCCGAATATATTAACACCTGAATACTTTGCGGACTTAGTCACAGCACACTTTGAAGAAACGGCTGTCGAAGTGGATGTTAAAGACGCACAAACACTGCAAGCAGAAGGTTTCGGTTTGATTCATGCAGTAGGCAAAGGTTCAGATAACGGCCCGCGTTTAATCACATTAACGTATAACGGCGCAACAGATGCGGATGCGGCACCTATTGCTTTAGTAGGGAAAGGTATCACTTATGATTCAGGCGGTTATTCTATTAAATCTAAACCAGGCATGCAGGAAATGAAATTCGATATGTGCGGTGCTGCGAATGTTGTAGGGATGATTGAAGCGGCACATCGTTTAGCATTGCCTGTCAACATTGTAGGTATTATTGCTTCTGCAGAAAATATGATTAACGGCAAAGCGATGAAACCAGATGATGTCTTCACAGCTATGAGCGGCGAAACAGTAGAAGTACTGAATACTGATGCAGAAGGGCGTTTAGTGTTAGGGGATGCTGTCTTCCAAGCAGCACAGCATCGTCCGAAAGTCATTTTAGACTTTGCGACCTTAACAGGCGCTGCAATTGCGGCACTCGGCTTTGATAAAGCAGCTGTCTTTAAAAATAACGCTCAAGCACCGTTGAATGAAATCACAGCCATTACACAGCAAAATGGTGAATGGACGTATGAATTGCCAGTGACCGCAACAGAACAATCATTAATTAAAAACAGTGAAGTTGCTGATTTAGTCAACCATACTAACGGTATGGGCAAAGCCTTGTTTGCGGCCGCATTTATTATGCATTTCAGCAACTCGATTCCGCACTTGCATTTTGATATTGCAGGACCGGCAACGACTTCAAAAGCAAGTTACAACGGTCCGAAAGGCCCTACAGGTTTCTTGATTCAAAGTATTATCGATTGGTTAAGAAAATAA
- a CDS encoding iron-sulfur cluster assembly accessory protein, giving the protein MSTVNMTEAAAYEVKSMLESNDMPDGYLKIKVNGGGCTGLTYGMSAEEAPGENDEIIEFYGLKVLVDKYDKPVLEGTTIDFKQSLMGGGFQIDNPNAIASCGCGSSFRTAKVAGQPEDC; this is encoded by the coding sequence ATGTCTACAGTAAATATGACAGAAGCAGCAGCATACGAAGTTAAAAGTATGTTAGAAAGCAATGATATGCCGGACGGTTATTTAAAAATCAAAGTAAACGGCGGCGGCTGTACAGGTTTGACTTACGGTATGTCAGCTGAAGAAGCCCCTGGAGAAAATGATGAAATCATTGAATTCTACGGTCTTAAAGTATTAGTAGATAAATACGATAAACCTGTATTAGAAGGTACAACAATAGACTTTAAACAATCATTAATGGGCGGCGGTTTCCAAATCGACAACCCGAATGCGATTGCATCTTGCGGTTGCGGCAGCTCATTCAGAACTGCTAAAGTTGCCGGCCAGCCTGAAGATTGCTAA
- a CDS encoding MerR family transcriptional regulator encodes MQYTVSELAELTGLSPRTLRYYDEINLFKARRLKENYYRVYLSEDLDVLSVIMLLRRLEMPLSKIQQLLKEGKHTMQLLTDQKVQLLEQQQELQALIDWINELEQEGTIMPDKEKFEVFKQKKVDENRELYGKEVIERYGESVLKEAEHHYSHLSQLEYKHAQQQEQIIQEKLNHLLEQDDLNYSEAKVVFNAHRQWLKLMSGQYNTDYHRAMAELYTADDRFRAYYDDLVGKQGAADLLSLIIKTYTK; translated from the coding sequence ATGCAATATACAGTAAGTGAATTGGCTGAATTGACTGGTTTAAGTCCACGCACCTTAAGATATTATGATGAAATTAATTTGTTCAAAGCACGCAGGTTAAAGGAGAATTATTATAGAGTTTATTTGTCAGAGGATTTAGATGTATTGTCCGTGATTATGTTATTGCGCCGGTTAGAAATGCCACTATCAAAGATTCAGCAATTACTTAAAGAAGGTAAGCATACTATGCAACTTTTAACGGATCAAAAGGTACAGTTGCTAGAGCAACAACAAGAGTTACAAGCTTTAATTGATTGGATAAACGAATTAGAACAGGAGGGAACAATTATGCCGGATAAAGAAAAGTTTGAGGTTTTTAAACAAAAGAAAGTAGATGAAAATCGGGAACTATACGGGAAAGAAGTGATTGAACGTTATGGAGAATCCGTATTAAAAGAGGCGGAGCACCACTATAGTCATCTCTCGCAATTAGAATATAAACATGCACAACAGCAAGAGCAAATTATTCAAGAAAAGCTGAATCATTTATTAGAACAAGATGACTTGAACTATTCAGAAGCAAAAGTTGTATTTAATGCACATCGTCAATGGTTGAAATTGATGAGCGGTCAGTATAATACGGACTACCATCGTGCTATGGCTGAGCTCTATACTGCAGATGATCGATTCAGAGCATATTATGATGACTTAGTAGGCAAACAAGGTGCAGCAGACTTGTTAAGTCTTATCATTAAAACCTATACAAAATAA
- the dltA gene encoding D-alanine--poly(phosphoribitol) ligase subunit DltA, protein MTEIISALRRIATNQPDTIAVRHIDETLTYQQLDELSNKLASLIQDSKTPIVLYGHMSPYMIAGMLAGIKAGCGYVPIDTSVPDDRTAMIINKAQPEFIFDVSNHQLAFERGTVLTTASLDEVENIAFEPRMKAEDIVYTIFTSGSTGEPKGVQIQYGSLVEFAEWMKSLNQFGERLEWLNQAPFSFDLSVMAVYPSLVTGGTLNLVDKDMIKKPKLLNDMLQATPINVWVSTPSFIEMCLLLPTLDEKQYPSLKEFFFCGEILPHRTAKALAQRFPSSVIYNTYGPTEATVAVTSVQITESVLERFNPLPVGQARPGTTLSTTEEGELLIAGNSVSAGYLKNEEKNQAVFSETDGQRVYRSGDKAKFEHHHWFIQGRIDFQIKMNGYRMELEEIESVLRQSDLVREAVVVPVYKNGKVTQLIGAVVPAQTVEDSAQLSHDIKQALKSSLPEYMIPRKFVWMDQLPLTNNGKLDRKKIAEEIN, encoded by the coding sequence ATGACAGAAATTATTAGTGCACTAAGACGTATTGCGACAAACCAACCTGATACTATAGCAGTAAGACATATAGACGAAACATTAACTTATCAACAGTTGGATGAGTTATCAAACAAATTAGCATCATTGATACAAGACAGCAAGACACCCATCGTACTATATGGTCATATGTCGCCTTATATGATTGCGGGTATGCTGGCAGGTATTAAAGCGGGATGCGGCTATGTGCCGATCGACACATCAGTACCAGATGATCGTACAGCAATGATTATCAACAAAGCACAGCCTGAATTTATCTTTGATGTATCCAACCATCAATTAGCATTCGAGCGAGGTACAGTATTAACAACAGCATCTCTGGATGAGGTTGAAAATATTGCGTTTGAACCTCGAATGAAAGCAGAAGATATCGTATATACGATTTTCACTTCTGGATCTACAGGCGAACCTAAAGGTGTTCAAATTCAATACGGCAGCTTAGTAGAGTTTGCGGAATGGATGAAATCGCTCAATCAGTTCGGAGAAAGATTGGAATGGCTGAACCAAGCACCGTTTTCATTCGACTTGTCTGTAATGGCCGTTTATCCATCGCTTGTCACAGGCGGAACTTTGAACTTAGTAGATAAGGATATGATTAAGAAGCCTAAACTGCTTAATGATATGCTGCAAGCTACACCGATTAATGTATGGGTTTCAACACCGTCATTTATCGAAATGTGTCTGCTTTTACCAACATTAGATGAAAAACAATATCCAAGTTTGAAAGAGTTTTTCTTCTGCGGAGAAATCTTGCCGCACCGTACAGCTAAAGCATTAGCACAGCGTTTCCCTTCATCTGTGATTTACAATACTTACGGACCGACGGAAGCTACCGTAGCGGTGACAAGTGTACAAATTACAGAATCCGTACTAGAACGTTTCAATCCGCTTCCTGTCGGACAAGCACGACCTGGTACGACACTATCAACTACAGAAGAAGGCGAGTTGCTGATTGCAGGGAATAGTGTCAGTGCAGGCTATTTGAAAAACGAAGAGAAAAACCAAGCAGTCTTCAGCGAAACAGACGGACAACGTGTGTATCGTTCCGGAGACAAAGCTAAATTCGAACATCATCATTGGTTCATCCAAGGACGAATCGACTTCCAAATCAAAATGAACGGTTATCGTATGGAACTCGAAGAAATCGAGTCAGTGCTGCGTCAATCTGATTTAGTGAGAGAAGCGGTTGTTGTACCGGTTTATAAAAACGGAAAAGTCACTCAATTAATCGGTGCTGTTGTACCGGCACAAACAGTTGAAGACAGTGCGCAGCTTTCGCACGATATAAAACAAGCATTAAAATCCAGCTTACCCGAATACATGATTCCAAGAAAATTTGTATGGATGGATCAATTGCCGTTAACGAACAACGGAAAACTAGACCGTAAGAAAATTGCTGAGGAAATTAATTAA
- a CDS encoding NAD(P)/FAD-dependent oxidoreductase, which yields MKNLVMLGGGYGNMRILSHILPDDLPEDYTITLIDRMPYHGLKPEYYALAAGTKSDKDVRLSFPESEKLNIVYGEISSIDLDEQIISVGDTKVDYDELIIGLGCEDKYHNVPGAEAYTYSIQTLSKSRKTYHTINELPSGAKVAIVGAGLSGIELASELRESRSDLDIKLYDRGERILARFPEKLSRFIEKWFHKHNVTVVPNSNIDKVEPGYIYNHGDPEEVDIVVWTAGIQPVSVVRNLPVDVSKNGAVIINQYHQVPTYRNVYVVGDCANLPHAPSAQLAEVQGDQIADVLKKQWKGEALPDKMDELKVQGFLGSLGDKQGFAYVMDRPLTGRIASIFKSGVLWLYKYHNG from the coding sequence ATGAAGAATTTAGTAATGTTAGGTGGCGGTTACGGCAACATGCGTATTTTATCGCATATCTTGCCTGATGATTTACCTGAGGACTACACTATCACTTTGATTGATCGTATGCCTTATCATGGTTTGAAACCAGAATATTATGCGTTAGCAGCTGGCACAAAATCAGATAAAGATGTGCGATTAAGTTTTCCGGAATCTGAGAAGCTTAACATCGTTTACGGTGAAATTTCGTCTATTGATTTAGATGAACAAATCATCTCAGTGGGTGACACGAAAGTAGATTATGATGAACTTATTATCGGACTTGGGTGCGAGGATAAGTATCATAACGTACCAGGGGCAGAAGCATACACATACAGTATCCAGACTTTATCTAAATCGCGTAAAACGTATCATACGATTAATGAATTGCCATCGGGGGCTAAAGTGGCAATTGTCGGCGCAGGTTTAAGCGGGATTGAACTTGCCAGCGAATTACGCGAGAGTCGTTCAGATTTAGACATCAAACTGTATGATCGCGGTGAACGTATTTTAGCACGTTTCCCAGAAAAATTAAGTCGCTTTATTGAAAAATGGTTCCATAAACATAATGTGACTGTCGTACCGAATTCCAATATCGACAAAGTCGAACCAGGTTATATTTACAACCACGGCGATCCTGAAGAAGTCGATATCGTAGTTTGGACTGCAGGTATTCAACCTGTTTCAGTTGTCCGCAACTTGCCGGTAGATGTCAGTAAAAACGGTGCAGTGATTATCAACCAATATCACCAAGTACCAACCTACCGCAATGTCTATGTTGTGGGTGATTGTGCCAACTTGCCGCATGCGCCGAGTGCACAATTAGCTGAAGTTCAAGGCGACCAAATTGCCGATGTCTTGAAGAAACAATGGAAAGGCGAAGCATTGCCTGACAAAATGGACGAACTTAAAGTTCAAGGTTTCCTAGGTTCATTAGGAGACAAACAAGGCTTTGCTTATGTCATGGACAGACCTTTAACAGGCCGCATTGCTTCTATCTTTAAATCGGGTGTTTTATGGTTATACAAATATCATAACGGTTAA
- the dltB gene encoding D-alanyl-lipoteichoic acid biosynthesis protein DltB — protein MIPYGTFSFFLIAFIILIPVIILGFLGKRSYIYNGISTAIMIVLIFSSDKLNLFGQKYLSIQLISFVIYVLWQALLIMWYYHSRPKKNTFLKFFIVMALSILPLAIVKVLTSTWLGGQQIQFHEHKLIQFVGFLGISYVTFKSVQLIMEIRDGSIKEIKWGKVFQFISFFPTISSGPIDRYKRFVKDDKKVPTKDEYRGLILKAVHMIMLGFLYKYIIAYFVNQYGATPLQANLHGFTNYWVYMYAYSMYLFFDFAGYSLFAIAFSYIYGIKTPPNFNQPFKAKNIKDFWNRWHMTLSFWFRDCIYMRSLFFMSKKKLLKSQFAMSNVAFFINFFIMGIWHGIEIYYIVYGLYHAAGFIGYGYYERWRKTHPPRFDNKFTTALSVIITFHFVTFGFLIFSGKLI, from the coding sequence ATGATTCCTTATGGTACGTTTAGTTTCTTCCTGATTGCATTTATTATTCTTATACCTGTTATTATTTTAGGTTTCTTAGGTAAGCGAAGCTATATCTATAATGGTATAAGTACTGCAATTATGATTGTGCTTATCTTTTCTTCTGACAAGCTCAACTTGTTCGGACAAAAGTATTTAAGTATTCAGCTGATTAGTTTTGTTATCTATGTATTATGGCAAGCCTTGCTGATTATGTGGTATTACCATTCACGTCCTAAAAAGAATACATTCTTGAAATTCTTTATCGTGATGGCCTTATCCATCTTGCCTTTAGCAATTGTTAAAGTCTTAACAAGTACATGGCTTGGCGGTCAGCAAATTCAATTCCATGAGCATAAACTGATTCAATTTGTAGGTTTCTTAGGAATCTCTTATGTTACATTCAAAAGTGTGCAGTTAATCATGGAAATCAGAGACGGTTCAATCAAAGAAATCAAATGGGGCAAAGTCTTCCAATTCATTTCTTTCTTCCCGACTATTTCATCAGGGCCGATTGACCGCTACAAACGTTTTGTAAAAGATGATAAAAAGGTACCGACGAAAGACGAATACCGCGGCTTGATTTTAAAAGCAGTGCATATGATTATGCTCGGATTCCTTTACAAATATATTATTGCGTATTTTGTGAACCAATACGGTGCGACACCGCTTCAAGCGAATTTACACGGCTTTACAAATTATTGGGTGTACATGTATGCCTATAGTATGTATTTGTTCTTTGACTTTGCAGGCTACAGTTTGTTTGCGATAGCATTCAGCTATATTTACGGTATTAAAACGCCGCCTAACTTCAACCAGCCGTTCAAAGCGAAGAATATTAAAGACTTCTGGAACAGATGGCACATGACTTTATCATTTTGGTTCCGTGATTGTATTTATATGAGATCTTTATTCTTCATGTCTAAAAAGAAATTATTAAAAAGCCAGTTTGCGATGTCAAATGTTGCTTTCTTTATAAACTTCTTTATCATGGGTATTTGGCACGGAATAGAAATTTATTACATTGTATACGGACTTTATCATGCGGCAGGCTTTATCGGCTATGGCTATTATGAGCGATGGCGCAAAACACATCCGCCGCGTTTTGATAACAAGTTCACAACCGCACTCAGCGTTATTATTACATTCCACTTTGTCACATTCGGATTCTTAATCTTTTCAGGCAAATTGATTTAA
- a CDS encoding YuzB family protein: MNPIVEFCISNMAKGGDYVYNQLEQDPGVDVLEYGCLQNCGVCSSGLYALVNGDIVEGESPDDLLQNIYKHIEETWIF, from the coding sequence ATGAATCCAATAGTAGAATTTTGCATTTCAAATATGGCAAAAGGCGGAGACTATGTATATAACCAGCTGGAACAAGATCCAGGGGTAGACGTATTGGAATACGGATGCCTGCAAAATTGCGGGGTTTGTTCAAGCGGCTTGTATGCATTAGTGAATGGTGATATTGTTGAAGGTGAATCGCCAGACGACTTATTACAAAATATTTATAAGCATATAGAAGAAACTTGGATTTTCTAG
- the dltD gene encoding D-alanyl-lipoteichoic acid biosynthesis protein DltD yields MSSKLKPFLPIFISGAIFIIFVLLPSSWFTGLVNQKTLAENRMSLTDQVLKGTLIQERLFNHNDKYYPIYGSSELEKDDPFNPAVALNKHNASRQPFLIGTGGNTDLVNGIELASNYDELKGKKFAFIISPQWFTNHGLTNQNFDARVSQNQINQLFHQKNMSNELKQRYAKRLLQFKHVHNKDFLRTTVENKGKTDGNYISNFKENQLVKIEAIKSLANFKDVPLEHVKPVTDEKASWSEMRDVATQYGKAHSQSNEFKIRDKYWKLIKANKRKINRDYEFNINSPEFSDLKLLVDTMREAGADVEYISIPANGKWYDHIGVDIEKREPVYKKINKTVTENGGKIYDMTDKDYEPYVITDAVHIGWKGWVYIDEHVAHHMKEK; encoded by the coding sequence ATGAGTTCAAAATTAAAACCGTTTTTGCCGATATTCATCAGTGGCGCAATCTTTATTATATTTGTATTGCTGCCATCCAGCTGGTTTACAGGTCTTGTTAATCAAAAGACACTAGCAGAAAACCGCATGTCTTTAACAGACCAAGTATTAAAAGGGACTTTGATTCAAGAACGCTTGTTCAATCATAATGATAAATATTATCCGATTTACGGATCAAGCGAATTAGAAAAAGACGATCCTTTTAATCCAGCTGTCGCATTAAACAAACATAATGCATCTCGTCAACCTTTCTTAATTGGTACAGGTGGGAATACAGACTTGGTTAATGGTATTGAGCTTGCATCGAATTATGATGAATTAAAAGGAAAGAAATTTGCTTTTATTATTTCACCGCAATGGTTTACAAACCATGGGTTAACAAATCAAAATTTTGATGCACGTGTGTCTCAAAACCAAATTAATCAATTGTTCCACCAAAAAAATATGAGCAATGAATTGAAACAGCGTTATGCAAAACGTTTACTGCAATTCAAACACGTCCACAACAAAGACTTTTTAAGAACAACAGTAGAAAATAAAGGCAAAACGGATGGGAATTACATTTCTAACTTCAAAGAAAATCAATTAGTAAAAATCGAAGCGATTAAAAGCTTAGCGAATTTTAAAGATGTTCCGTTAGAACATGTAAAACCTGTAACAGATGAAAAGGCCTCATGGTCAGAAATGAGAGATGTCGCAACGCAATACGGCAAAGCGCATTCTCAATCCAATGAATTCAAAATCCGTGATAAATATTGGAAATTAATCAAAGCGAATAAACGTAAAATCAATCGTGATTATGAATTTAATATCAACTCACCAGAATTCAGCGACTTGAAATTATTAGTCGATACTATGCGAGAAGCAGGGGCTGATGTGGAATATATCAGTATCCCAGCCAACGGTAAATGGTACGATCATATTGGTGTAGATATTGAAAAACGTGAACCAGTTTATAAAAAAATCAACAAAACCGTTACTGAAAACGGCGGTAAGATTTATGACATGACAGATAAAGACTATGAACCATATGTTATTACAGATGCAGTTCATATCGGCTGGAAAGGCTGGGTTTATATTGATGAGCATGTCGCACATCATATGAAAGAAAAGTAA